One genomic region from Haloarcula taiwanensis encodes:
- a CDS encoding UPF0016 family membrane protein → MSDATWLTVVAIAAGAQLAVLPGEKVQFIIAGLSTRFNPFLVVSAAGTAFAGWTALEIWFGSAITAVLPGIVLESLTAGMFLLFAILLVRSAPAADTEQQEPASGFTTDGGQLDVRVPVVDWQVPNKLGGFLPIFAMMAFGEFGDKTQLITITLAAQYSAHASAIWTGEMLAIIPVSLVNALFFHRFTHRFDLRKAHFLGAGLFLFFAADFALSVTMGFSLWETMVSTIAAQAGV, encoded by the coding sequence GTGAGCGACGCGACGTGGCTGACAGTGGTCGCGATAGCAGCCGGTGCACAGCTTGCGGTCCTCCCCGGCGAGAAAGTACAGTTCATCATCGCCGGCCTGTCGACGCGGTTCAATCCGTTCCTCGTCGTCAGCGCCGCGGGCACCGCCTTCGCCGGCTGGACGGCACTGGAGATCTGGTTCGGCTCCGCAATCACGGCGGTACTACCCGGTATCGTTCTCGAAAGCCTCACCGCCGGGATGTTCCTGCTGTTCGCGATACTGCTGGTCCGCAGTGCCCCGGCAGCCGACACAGAGCAGCAGGAACCCGCGTCCGGGTTCACCACTGACGGCGGACAGCTAGACGTTCGCGTTCCCGTCGTCGACTGGCAAGTGCCGAACAAGCTCGGCGGCTTCCTGCCCATCTTCGCGATGATGGCCTTCGGCGAGTTCGGGGACAAGACCCAACTCATCACCATCACGCTTGCCGCTCAGTACAGCGCCCACGCCAGCGCTATCTGGACCGGGGAGATGCTCGCCATCATTCCAGTGAGCCTCGTCAACGCGCTGTTTTTCCACCGGTTCACCCACCGTTTCGACCTGCGGAAAGCGCACTTCCTCGGCGCAGGGCTGTTCCTGTTTTTCGCCGCGGACTTCGCCCTGAGCGTGACGATGGGGTTCTCGCTGTGGGAAACGATGGTCTCGACCATCGCGGCGCAGGCGGGTGTCTGA
- a CDS encoding DtxR family transcriptional regulator — protein MLSAKMEDYLKAIYRLERDGDPPIAPSTIAEMLDVTAPTVTSMVEKLADRGLIEREKYKGVQTTPEGETVALEIIRHHRLLETFLTEQLGYDWAEVHEEAEVLEHHISEEFERRVAAVLDEPEFDPHGDPIPSDSLDPLDDESATALSEHSEGGRLEVARVRDRDPDELTYLSDAGVTPGTVLTVEEVAPIGMVTVQLESGSSVSLPDHIADAIQVRAPDTQGEDGVSQA, from the coding sequence ATGCTGAGTGCCAAGATGGAGGATTATCTGAAAGCCATCTATCGCCTCGAGCGGGACGGCGACCCGCCGATTGCTCCGTCTACTATCGCCGAGATGCTGGACGTGACCGCACCGACCGTCACCAGTATGGTGGAAAAACTGGCCGACCGCGGGCTGATCGAACGCGAGAAGTACAAGGGCGTACAGACAACCCCGGAAGGCGAGACAGTCGCCCTCGAGATCATCCGCCATCACCGCCTGCTCGAGACGTTTCTCACCGAGCAGTTGGGGTACGACTGGGCCGAGGTCCACGAGGAAGCGGAGGTACTCGAACACCACATCAGCGAGGAGTTCGAGCGCCGAGTTGCGGCGGTCCTCGACGAACCGGAGTTTGACCCCCACGGGGACCCGATTCCCAGCGATTCGCTCGACCCCCTTGACGACGAGTCCGCGACGGCGCTGTCAGAGCACAGCGAAGGTGGGCGACTCGAAGTCGCACGTGTCCGGGACCGCGACCCCGACGAACTCACGTATCTCTCCGACGCCGGCGTCACGCCGGGGACCGTGTTGACTGTCGAGGAGGTCGCGCCCATCGGGATGGTGACGGTCCAGCTAGAGAGCGGGTCGTCAGTGTCGCTCCCGGACCACATCGCCGATGCGATTCAGGTCCGCGCACCGGATACGCAGGGCGAGGACGGAGTGAGTCAGGCGTGA
- a CDS encoding nucleic acid-binding protein — translation MPSDTSRNDDRGCPKCGHTGTDVGSISTTGGGLSKMFDIQTNQFQVVTCTNCGYSELYRDTGSAGSDLADIFLG, via the coding sequence ATGCCCTCCGACACCTCCCGAAACGACGACCGCGGCTGTCCGAAGTGCGGCCACACTGGCACTGACGTGGGTAGCATCTCAACCACCGGCGGCGGTCTCTCGAAGATGTTCGACATCCAGACGAACCAGTTCCAGGTCGTCACGTGTACGAACTGCGGCTACTCTGAACTATACCGTGACACCGGGTCCGCGGGCAGTGACCTGGCAGACATCTTCCTCGGGTGA
- a CDS encoding protease yields MGKDILMIVGDFGEDYEIMVPFQALQMVGHEVDAVCPDKAAEETIKTAIHDFRGDQTYMESRGHDFVLNATMADVNPSDYDALVVPGGRAPEYLRTYDEVLDAVRHFFEEDKPVAALCHGPQILAAADVLDGYEMTSYPACRAECEAAGCSWVDEVVTDGNLVTGQAWPDHPEWLAQFIALLGDDVSHGEPILADD; encoded by the coding sequence ATGGGCAAAGACATCCTCATGATCGTCGGTGATTTCGGCGAAGACTACGAGATAATGGTGCCGTTCCAGGCGCTACAGATGGTCGGCCACGAGGTCGACGCAGTGTGTCCCGACAAAGCGGCCGAAGAGACGATCAAAACAGCGATACACGACTTCCGCGGCGACCAGACTTACATGGAGTCCCGCGGCCACGATTTCGTCCTCAACGCGACGATGGCCGACGTGAATCCCAGCGACTACGACGCGCTCGTCGTCCCCGGCGGGCGTGCCCCCGAGTATCTCCGGACGTATGACGAGGTGCTTGACGCTGTACGGCACTTCTTCGAGGAAGACAAACCAGTCGCGGCGCTGTGTCACGGTCCACAGATTCTCGCCGCCGCCGACGTACTGGACGGCTACGAGATGACATCGTACCCGGCCTGTCGCGCAGAGTGTGAGGCCGCCGGCTGTTCGTGGGTCGACGAAGTGGTCACCGACGGCAACCTCGTCACCGGGCAGGCCTGGCCCGACCACCCCGAGTGGCTCGCGCAGTTCATCGCCCTGCTCGGGGACGACGTGTCCCACGGCGAACCCATCCTCGCCGACGACTGA
- a CDS encoding HAD family hydrolase: MTVAGVIIDLDGTVYHGNTLLPGAASAIDTFRQRGLGICFFSNNPIHDGSEYVERLQGLGVDAREGEACSSGVVTREYLNGSHAGDDVFVIGSEPLRSMVTGTEARLSEDPAETDVLLASWTDGFHYHDMVDALRAVDDDTVFLGTDPDRTFPGEDGDPVPGSGAIINAVAGVIERDPDRILGKPSEIAVQAALERLDCGPADCLVVGDRLETDIAMGERNGMTTVLVRTGVSNERSLERSAVTPDYVIDSLAEIEDVLVALDA, from the coding sequence ATGACAGTTGCGGGGGTTATCATCGACCTCGATGGAACGGTGTACCACGGAAACACGCTGTTGCCGGGCGCGGCGTCGGCAATCGATACGTTCAGGCAGCGTGGTCTGGGAATCTGCTTCTTCTCGAACAACCCCATCCACGACGGGAGCGAGTATGTCGAGCGGTTGCAGGGATTGGGTGTCGACGCCCGCGAGGGCGAGGCCTGTTCCTCCGGCGTCGTCACCCGCGAGTACCTCAACGGATCTCATGCGGGTGACGACGTGTTCGTCATCGGGAGTGAGCCGCTCCGCAGCATGGTCACGGGGACAGAGGCACGGCTGTCCGAAGACCCAGCCGAGACAGACGTGTTACTGGCCTCTTGGACGGACGGCTTCCACTACCACGACATGGTCGACGCGCTCCGGGCCGTCGACGACGACACCGTCTTCCTCGGAACCGACCCGGACCGAACGTTCCCTGGCGAAGACGGCGACCCGGTTCCGGGCTCCGGAGCGATAATCAACGCCGTCGCTGGCGTCATCGAACGGGACCCGGACCGGATACTCGGGAAGCCTTCGGAGATTGCCGTCCAGGCGGCCCTGGAACGGTTGGACTGTGGGCCAGCGGACTGTCTGGTCGTTGGCGACCGGCTGGAGACGGACATCGCAATGGGCGAACGGAACGGAATGACGACCGTTCTTGTCCGGACCGGCGTGTCCAACGAGCGGTCGCTGGAACGGAGTGCTGTGACACCTGACTATGTCATCGACTCGCTGGCGGAGATTGAGGACGTGCTGGTGGCGCTCGACGCATGA
- a CDS encoding hybrid sensor histidine kinase/response regulator translates to MTAETNIRTLVVDDSDFFAEMTADTLTQQHGIESVAANSAMEALERLDGGGFDCVVSDYEMPEMDGLELLEAIRETNPSIPFILLTGRGDEETASAAIAAGVADYLLKLEVVEDKQYGRLANRIENVVSQERTRKKFESLVSDSPDGIVHLTTDGTILSANPSMARRLGGDPATLVGQQLSDVMDSEAANQRLEAGKSAVKNGTATRSEDAVGGRHYHNQYIPVDSHRKADTFQLVSRDITERVERQRELERQNERLEEFASVVSHDLRNPLNVAQGAVDLLEEPADSEEAELVAKIDRSLDRMGCIIEDVLTLARQGQTVSDPQETELSTLASTAWTWIEAEQASMSVESSTELNADSGRVQDMLANLFRNAIEHNDGDVEIEVGLLGSDDGFYIADNGEGVEGDAEDVFEMGYSSTEDGTGFGLAIVEQVAEAHGWEVSLTESDSGGARFEVAGVELHN, encoded by the coding sequence ATGACAGCTGAAACTAATATACGAACGCTTGTTGTTGACGATAGCGATTTTTTCGCGGAGATGACCGCTGATACGCTCACGCAACAACACGGCATCGAGTCCGTTGCTGCAAACAGCGCCATGGAAGCGCTGGAACGACTTGACGGGGGCGGGTTTGACTGCGTCGTCAGTGACTACGAAATGCCCGAAATGGACGGGCTGGAACTGCTCGAGGCAATCAGAGAAACGAACCCGTCTATCCCGTTCATTTTGCTGACCGGCCGCGGGGACGAAGAGACGGCGAGCGCGGCTATCGCGGCGGGCGTCGCCGACTACCTGCTGAAACTGGAAGTCGTCGAAGACAAGCAGTACGGTCGGCTAGCGAACCGAATCGAGAACGTTGTTTCCCAAGAGCGGACCCGCAAGAAGTTCGAATCGCTTGTGTCGGACTCGCCGGACGGTATCGTCCACCTGACGACTGACGGGACCATCCTCTCAGCGAACCCCTCGATGGCACGCAGACTGGGTGGCGACCCCGCCACGCTCGTCGGACAACAACTAAGTGACGTGATGGACAGTGAGGCGGCCAATCAGCGTCTGGAAGCCGGGAAAAGCGCAGTCAAAAACGGGACTGCGACACGCTCCGAGGACGCCGTTGGGGGACGACACTACCACAACCAGTACATCCCCGTCGACAGCCACCGCAAGGCGGATACCTTCCAGCTGGTGTCACGCGATATCACGGAACGCGTCGAACGCCAGCGCGAACTGGAACGCCAGAACGAGCGACTCGAAGAGTTCGCCAGCGTCGTCAGCCACGACCTGCGGAACCCGCTGAACGTCGCTCAGGGCGCGGTCGATCTGCTTGAGGAGCCCGCCGATAGCGAGGAAGCCGAACTGGTCGCCAAGATCGACCGGTCACTGGACCGGATGGGCTGTATTATCGAGGACGTGCTCACGCTGGCGCGGCAAGGCCAGACGGTCAGTGACCCACAGGAGACAGAGCTGTCGACGCTGGCGTCGACCGCGTGGACATGGATCGAGGCTGAGCAGGCCTCCATGTCGGTCGAGTCGAGCACGGAGCTCAACGCCGATAGCGGGCGTGTCCAGGACATGCTGGCGAATCTGTTCCGGAACGCCATCGAACACAACGACGGCGACGTGGAAATCGAAGTCGGACTACTGGGGTCCGACGACGGCTTCTACATCGCAGACAACGGCGAAGGTGTCGAGGGCGACGCTGAGGACGTGTTCGAGATGGGCTACTCCTCGACGGAGGACGGAACCGGATTCGGCCTGGCTATCGTCGAACAAGTCGCTGAAGCCCACGGCTGGGAAGTATCTCTGACCGAGAGTGACAGCGGCGGGGCGCGTTTTGAAGTGGCAGGCGTCGAACTGCACAACTGA
- a CDS encoding Appr-1-p processing protein: MEFEVIQGDIATQSADALVNAANTSLRMGSGVAGALKRAAGSGLNDEAVAKGPVDLGGVATTDAYDLDAEYVIHAAAMPPGGQSTAASIRNATRNALAEADALDCESVVLPAIGCGIAGFEFEAGIRVICTVIDEYQPDSLTDVRLIAYSDDDFAAMQRVAADVRS; the protein is encoded by the coding sequence ATGGAGTTCGAGGTGATCCAGGGCGACATCGCTACACAGTCGGCGGACGCACTGGTCAACGCGGCGAACACGAGCCTCCGGATGGGCTCCGGCGTCGCCGGGGCGCTCAAGCGCGCTGCCGGGTCGGGCCTGAACGATGAAGCCGTCGCGAAAGGCCCGGTCGACCTCGGCGGTGTCGCCACGACCGACGCCTACGACCTCGACGCCGAGTACGTCATCCACGCCGCCGCGATGCCGCCGGGCGGTCAGTCAACCGCCGCAAGCATCCGCAACGCAACCCGAAACGCACTGGCAGAAGCTGACGCGCTGGACTGCGAATCAGTCGTCCTCCCGGCCATCGGCTGTGGCATCGCCGGGTTCGAGTTTGAGGCGGGTATCAGGGTTATCTGTACTGTTATCGACGAGTACCAGCCCGACTCTCTGACAGACGTGCGACTCATCGCTTACTCCGACGACGACTTCGCGGCAATGCAACGGGTCGCGGCCGACGTTCGCAGCTGA
- a CDS encoding aldo/keto reductase produces MEYTTLGSTGMEVSRLCLGCMSFGTSEWRDWVLDEAESREVIERAIDLGINFFDTANMYSMGESERVLGTVLDDYDRDGQVVATKGYFQMDEDNPNSGGLSRKAIEQELANSLSRLGMDTVDLYQTHRWDYDTPIEQTLRALDDAVRRGQARHVGASSMWTHQFADALRTSEREGLERFETMQNHYNLLYREEEREMLPLCEKEAVGVIPWSPLARGYLTRPHEQVEETVRGETDDYAREHPYFEGNGREINERVQELADEYDASMAQIALAWVLDKEWVDAPIIGTSSLEHLEEAVSALEIDLTASDVEWLEEPYEPVRVSGHE; encoded by the coding sequence ATGGAGTACACGACACTCGGGTCGACTGGCATGGAAGTCAGCCGGCTCTGTCTGGGCTGTATGAGCTTCGGAACCTCGGAGTGGCGCGACTGGGTGCTCGACGAAGCGGAAAGCCGCGAGGTCATCGAGCGGGCCATCGACCTCGGCATCAACTTCTTCGATACGGCCAATATGTATTCGATGGGCGAGTCCGAGCGTGTTCTCGGAACCGTCCTCGACGACTACGACCGCGACGGACAGGTCGTGGCGACGAAAGGATACTTCCAGATGGACGAGGACAACCCAAACTCCGGGGGGCTCTCGCGGAAGGCCATCGAGCAAGAACTGGCGAACTCGCTGTCCCGGCTCGGGATGGACACTGTCGACCTCTACCAGACCCACCGCTGGGATTACGACACACCTATCGAACAGACGCTCCGGGCGCTGGACGACGCGGTCCGACGGGGACAGGCACGGCACGTCGGCGCGTCGTCGATGTGGACCCACCAGTTCGCGGATGCGCTCCGGACGAGCGAGCGCGAAGGACTGGAGCGGTTCGAGACGATGCAGAACCACTACAATCTGCTGTACCGCGAGGAGGAGCGCGAGATGCTCCCGCTGTGTGAGAAGGAGGCCGTCGGCGTTATCCCGTGGAGTCCGCTCGCCCGGGGTTATCTTACCCGCCCGCACGAGCAGGTCGAGGAGACGGTCCGGGGCGAGACAGACGACTACGCTCGTGAACACCCCTACTTCGAGGGCAACGGCCGCGAAATCAACGAGCGCGTGCAGGAACTGGCCGACGAGTACGACGCCTCGATGGCACAGATCGCGCTGGCCTGGGTGCTCGACAAGGAGTGGGTCGACGCACCCATTATCGGGACGAGTAGCCTCGAACACCTCGAAGAAGCGGTTTCGGCGCTGGAGATCGACCTCACGGCGAGCGACGTAGAGTGGCTGGAAGAGCCATACGAGCCAGTTCGGGTGTCGGGCCACGAGTAA
- a CDS encoding ABC transporter permease, translated as MSEDRPVWRDPRIVIARRDIRSLSREKTIVLALLIQLFVAGFSSFLVVGLTSLYDPSSVAAGEVEMAVTGDAREELVAAAAEQDGTSVTAFENESAAQRAFDQRQVDAILRGDYVPSARGPGEQIAVTAIVPEGSIRSTLIVVEVRRVLSALERQERLERTPYLDSPPVPLPETVSASQYFGFTYTILIPLLLFLPPFISGSVAVDTVTEELERGTMELLRVAPVSLLDIIDGKALGMVLLAPAQALLWLALLSTNGIAVSNPAAILLFITAVTVVVVTLGVVLGVTLQNRRPAQLLFSVLTLVLFGGAVVLPEHPATTVAKLAVDSPTLLTYGHVGGAVLLAVAGYVVARLYIGRVAAESL; from the coding sequence TTGTCTGAAGACCGTCCGGTCTGGCGCGACCCGCGAATCGTCATCGCGCGGCGTGACATTCGGTCGCTGTCCCGCGAGAAGACCATCGTGCTGGCGTTGCTCATTCAGCTGTTCGTCGCGGGGTTCTCCTCGTTCCTCGTCGTCGGCCTCACGTCGCTGTACGACCCCAGCTCGGTCGCAGCCGGCGAGGTGGAGATGGCCGTCACCGGCGACGCCCGGGAGGAACTGGTGGCCGCGGCCGCCGAACAGGACGGAACCAGCGTTACCGCCTTCGAGAACGAGAGCGCGGCACAGCGGGCGTTCGACCAGCGCCAGGTTGACGCGATACTGCGCGGCGACTACGTGCCGTCAGCGCGCGGGCCAGGAGAGCAGATAGCGGTCACTGCTATCGTGCCGGAGGGGAGCATTCGGTCGACGCTCATCGTCGTCGAAGTGCGCCGGGTCCTCAGCGCGCTGGAGCGTCAGGAGCGACTGGAGCGGACGCCGTATCTCGACTCGCCCCCCGTACCACTGCCTGAGACCGTCAGTGCGAGCCAGTACTTCGGGTTCACCTACACCATCCTGATTCCACTGCTCCTGTTCCTGCCGCCGTTCATCAGCGGCTCGGTGGCCGTCGACACCGTCACCGAGGAACTCGAACGCGGGACGATGGAACTACTCCGCGTGGCCCCGGTGTCGCTGCTCGACATCATCGACGGGAAAGCCCTCGGAATGGTGTTGCTTGCCCCTGCACAGGCGCTCCTGTGGCTCGCCCTGCTGTCGACGAACGGTATCGCCGTCTCGAACCCGGCCGCGATTCTGCTGTTTATCACCGCCGTCACCGTCGTCGTCGTGACGCTCGGCGTCGTGCTGGGCGTCACGCTCCAGAACCGTCGCCCGGCGCAGTTGCTGTTCTCCGTGCTCACCCTCGTCCTCTTCGGTGGGGCCGTCGTCCTCCCGGAACACCCGGCGACGACGGTGGCGAAGCTTGCAGTGGATAGCCCGACCCTACTGACCTACGGCCACGTCGGTGGGGCGGTCCTGCTGGCGGTCGCTGGCTACGTCGTAGCCAGACTATACATCGGGCGGGTCGCGGCGGAATCACTGTAA
- a CDS encoding protease PrsW: MQPDKLLRVAKWEVTKNAGGVDKRTIVVMALSLVAMGAVAAIAVSGGTGAGMDDGIYRIGVDESSPYYDVAANDSTFGVREPDPAAIERRQQELLYRGTQLQSVPQTAKERAALAELRDSTAQYNDRTLARDDNQTAAFPVSVTLIYEQQSGSSQFDPRSGGNGGESGSESSDSDKTSTGDSGDSSGTSGTGGATASGVGNGGTAGGSGANLGAIGARLTGDVQGGTPSDISPPFPFESLVLAFLYIVPMNFVIQAYGSSMLSERLNRRGELLLVTPASRGDIIGGKTLPYLAGAVGVAALITAALRFGNIAPAGSYVAVLAVVPLVVLFLSATFCGAMFARSFKELTFVTVTITVTLTSYAFVPAIFTDVTPIALISPLTLVVMDLTGQPIGLSSFVFSTAPPLLTGLVLFGLGAGLYREEDMFTQRPIPLKVLDALAGGITGRRSALKMSIVLLPLVIVAELAAIAFLFVLDSVSLNVFGTNQSLGIVLVLGVIVVIEEVAKSLHVYAGYEHARYERTLRSALGVGALSGLGFFIGEKGLLIARLSDLESLPIGEAALQGATLPAGLPLWVAGLLFLLPLALHTVTAAISSVGASRGRRAYVTALTVAIVVHFAYNFAVVSTLV, from the coding sequence ATGCAACCCGACAAGCTCCTGCGCGTCGCGAAGTGGGAGGTGACAAAAAACGCCGGCGGTGTCGACAAGCGGACCATCGTCGTGATGGCGCTGTCCCTCGTTGCGATGGGCGCGGTCGCCGCGATAGCCGTCAGCGGTGGTACCGGCGCGGGCATGGACGACGGCATCTACCGGATCGGCGTCGACGAGAGCAGCCCGTACTACGACGTGGCAGCTAATGACTCGACCTTCGGCGTCCGTGAGCCGGATCCTGCAGCCATCGAGCGACGCCAGCAGGAACTCCTGTATCGGGGGACACAGCTCCAGAGCGTTCCACAGACAGCCAAAGAGCGGGCGGCACTGGCCGAACTACGCGACAGTACGGCGCAGTACAACGACCGAACACTCGCCCGGGATGACAACCAGACCGCCGCGTTTCCCGTTTCTGTGACGCTCATCTACGAGCAGCAGTCGGGGAGTAGTCAGTTTGACCCCCGAAGCGGCGGCAACGGTGGCGAGTCGGGCTCCGAGTCTTCGGACAGCGATAAGACGAGCACCGGCGACAGTGGTGACAGTTCAGGTACGAGCGGCACTGGCGGCGCAACGGCAAGTGGCGTCGGTAACGGCGGAACCGCCGGTGGCAGCGGCGCGAACCTCGGCGCTATCGGCGCGCGGTTGACCGGCGATGTCCAGGGCGGCACCCCCTCTGATATCTCGCCACCGTTCCCTTTCGAGTCGCTCGTGCTCGCCTTCCTCTACATCGTGCCGATGAACTTCGTCATCCAGGCCTACGGCTCGTCGATGCTCTCGGAACGGTTGAACCGCCGCGGTGAACTCCTGCTGGTGACGCCAGCCTCGCGGGGCGACATCATCGGTGGGAAGACGCTCCCGTACCTTGCGGGCGCTGTCGGCGTGGCGGCGCTCATCACCGCGGCGCTCCGGTTCGGGAACATCGCGCCGGCGGGGAGTTACGTCGCGGTGCTGGCGGTGGTCCCGCTCGTCGTCCTCTTCCTCTCGGCGACGTTCTGCGGGGCGATGTTCGCCCGCTCGTTCAAGGAACTCACCTTCGTGACGGTGACAATCACGGTGACGCTGACCTCCTACGCGTTCGTGCCGGCCATCTTCACCGACGTGACGCCGATTGCGCTCATTTCGCCGCTGACGCTCGTCGTGATGGACCTCACCGGCCAGCCGATCGGGCTCTCGTCGTTCGTCTTCTCGACGGCACCGCCGCTGCTGACCGGACTGGTGCTGTTCGGTCTGGGGGCCGGTCTCTATCGAGAAGAGGACATGTTCACCCAGCGGCCGATTCCGCTGAAGGTGCTCGACGCGCTGGCCGGCGGTATCACTGGTCGCCGGAGCGCGCTGAAGATGAGCATCGTTCTGTTGCCGCTGGTCATCGTCGCCGAGCTGGCAGCCATCGCGTTCCTGTTTGTCCTCGATTCGGTGTCGCTGAACGTCTTCGGGACGAACCAGTCGCTGGGCATCGTGCTCGTGCTCGGCGTCATCGTCGTTATCGAGGAGGTGGCCAAGAGCCTGCACGTCTACGCCGGCTACGAGCACGCCCGCTACGAGCGGACGCTCCGGTCGGCGCTCGGCGTCGGTGCGCTCTCCGGACTCGGCTTTTTCATCGGGGAGAAAGGGCTGCTTATCGCACGGCTGTCAGACTTAGAGAGCCTCCCCATCGGCGAAGCCGCCCTGCAGGGCGCGACCCTGCCGGCCGGCCTGCCGCTGTGGGTCGCGGGCCTGTTGTTCCTGCTCCCGCTGGCACTGCACACAGTGACGGCAGCCATCTCGTCGGTTGGCGCGAGCCGCGGGCGGCGCGCCTACGTGACTGCCCTGACTGTGGCCATCGTCGTCCACTTCGCCTACAACTTCGCGGTGGTGAGTACCCTTGTCTGA
- a CDS encoding ABC transporter ATP-binding protein: MIDARDIRKEYGGFVAVQGSSFSVDRGEVFGIIGPNGAGKTTTLKMLAGLLEPTSGSAEIAGLDTETAEMRQQLGFLPEESPLYEEMTPVSYLKFFADLYDVNPDVAEERMHDTLDELELEHRDRKLGDMSKGMKRKVAIARSLINDPDVLIYDEPASGLDPLTTNYVIEFTEQLAKEGKTIVFSAHNLFHVESICDRVVIMNEGEIVARGDLDELQAEYGHTRYHVYTTVDVPDAVQENGSYKRVVESMDAVEATREQAEENGGDVVDIRTEESSLEEVFLNVAEAGTRGTRYVGEDAE, encoded by the coding sequence ATGATTGACGCCCGAGATATTCGAAAGGAGTACGGCGGTTTCGTCGCTGTACAGGGCAGTTCGTTTTCGGTCGACCGCGGCGAGGTGTTCGGTATCATCGGGCCGAACGGGGCCGGCAAGACGACGACGCTGAAGATGCTCGCGGGCCTGCTGGAGCCGACGAGCGGCTCGGCCGAGATAGCGGGCCTCGACACCGAGACCGCGGAGATGCGCCAACAACTGGGCTTTCTGCCCGAGGAGTCGCCGCTGTACGAGGAGATGACGCCGGTCTCTTATCTGAAGTTCTTCGCCGATCTGTACGACGTAAATCCGGACGTGGCCGAGGAACGGATGCACGACACACTGGACGAACTCGAACTCGAACACCGCGACCGGAAGCTCGGCGACATGTCCAAGGGGATGAAACGGAAGGTTGCCATCGCCCGGTCGCTCATCAACGACCCTGACGTGCTCATCTACGACGAGCCGGCATCGGGGCTAGACCCGCTGACGACGAACTACGTCATCGAGTTCACTGAGCAGTTGGCGAAAGAGGGCAAAACCATCGTCTTCTCTGCACACAATCTCTTTCACGTCGAGTCTATCTGCGACCGGGTCGTCATCATGAACGAAGGCGAAATCGTCGCTCGCGGCGACCTCGACGAACTTCAGGCCGAGTACGGTCACACGCGGTATCACGTCTATACGACCGTCGACGTGCCCGACGCGGTGCAGGAAAACGGATCGTACAAGCGGGTGGTCGAGAGCATGGACGCCGTCGAAGCGACACGCGAACAGGCAGAAGAAAACGGCGGAGACGTAGTCGACATACGAACGGAGGAGTCCAGCCTTGAGGAGGTGTTCCTCAACGTCGCCGAGGCCGGGACCCGCGGCACGCGATACGTCGGGGAGGACGCGGAGTAG
- a CDS encoding polyketide cyclase, which yields MALELGASSVSLERTPDGRRLLVRHDVDASVDTVWDVLTDTDCWADWGPSVTAVETADRYITAGTTGRVRVADAVWLPFEVTACAPYRWTWTVARLPATGHFAEERTTGSVVGFEIPPLATGYAPVCARACQRIAALGKQREA from the coding sequence ATGGCACTCGAACTCGGCGCGAGTAGCGTCTCACTCGAACGAACACCGGACGGCCGACGCCTGCTCGTCCGACACGATGTCGATGCGTCGGTCGACACTGTGTGGGATGTTCTGACCGACACCGACTGCTGGGCAGACTGGGGGCCGTCTGTCACAGCCGTTGAGACAGCGGACCGGTACATCACCGCGGGGACGACCGGTCGCGTTCGCGTCGCCGACGCGGTGTGGCTCCCGTTCGAGGTGACGGCTTGTGCGCCGTATCGCTGGACGTGGACCGTCGCACGGCTCCCCGCGACCGGACACTTCGCCGAGGAACGGACCACCGGCTCCGTCGTTGGGTTCGAGATTCCGCCGTTGGCGACTGGCTACGCCCCGGTGTGTGCCCGAGCGTGCCAACGGATCGCCGCTCTGGGAAAGCAACGCGAGGCGTAG